Within Pungitius pungitius chromosome 18, fPunPun2.1, whole genome shotgun sequence, the genomic segment TCTCCTTTAGGTACctagtgatggagctgatggatGCCAACTTGTGCCAGGTGATTCAGATGGAGCTGGACCACGAGAGAATGTCCTACCTGCTCTACCAGATGCTGTGTGGTATCAAACATCTGCACTCGGCCGGCATTATTCACCGGGTAGGGAAGCAAAAGCTCACAGTTTTCCTATTTACACACCACTTTGGTTACTCCCAAGTTTAAGTACAAAACGTGTGGAGGCCGGTCTTTTGCCATTCAGGGACCTACGCTGTGGAACGCACTTCCAGCTCATCTGCACAGCATCACAGTGTTAAGTGTTTTTAAATCACAGTTGAAAACGCATCTATTCAGAGAAGCTTTTAATACGTAGCCTCCGACTGGACTGctattgttattttaatttttaatttttatgtatatctgaggttttaattactgttttgttgttttaactgaAAAGCGCCTTGTGCACCTTTTGGCTGTTTGTAAGGCGCTCTACAAATaaaatttgattgattgattaattgattaactATACGGCGTAAGTGTTCACACTGAGTGGGAAAGCCTGTTAGGGATGTCAATGCAACGGGAGGTTTGACTGgttcaaatgtatattttcaccCATCAGCAATGTGCATTTACACTGCTGTATAGTCACTACAGAAGAGATCCTAGGAACTTGATGTTCCAAAATGTACCAAGTTTCTCACGCCAGTCTCTTCTCGTCTCCAGGACCTCAAACCAAGCAATATAGTGGTGAAGTCCGACTGCACCCTGAAGATCCTGGACTTTGGTCTGGCCAGGACCGCAGGCACCAGCTTCATGATGACCCCTTACGTGGTGACTAGGTACTACAGAGCCCCGGAGGTCATCCTCGGCATGGGGTACAAAGAGAATGGTGAGGATGCAGCATAGAGACATGTTTAAACCAGAAATGGCACTGGAGGGACTCTACCTTTTAATCTCTTTGTTAATGCGCCCCAGAAATTGTTTGACCTTTCACGAGCATTAACGCTCACTTAAAGAGTTATCTCTCAATCATCTCACTTATCTGTGAAAACTTCTTAGCAAATCTGAGCTAAAGTCAATTGAAGCGTTGCCGGTGTGAGTCACTGACTAGAAGCCCCCAGAACATACAGACTCGTGATTGAATGTCAGCCTTCCGGCTGTGACTCATCGCCATGTTCCTCCCGCGCAGAGGCTCCAAGGCTTCAGAATATCCTGCAGCTAGTTAGTGGTCTGCTTCTGCTCCTCAGCCTCTGCTCTCTGCCTGCAATCTATTTCATTTAGGTTTATCTCCACGGCTCACGCCCCTCACTAATGAATTCCCCCCCTCACTGAATAACAGCGAATCCGAAAGCCTGACTGTGTCTATCACTAACCGtggctttccttttcttttttttttcttttgctccctcctcctctttctgtcacCTCTGTTTGTGCAGTGGATTTATGGTCGGTGGGGTGCATTATGGGAGAAATGGTGCGCCACAAAATCCTCTTCCCCGGGCGTGACTGTATCCTTGTTATCTGATGGTGACGTTATTTTTCGCTCATGGGTTTGTGTCTGTTGTTATAATAtgcaaaattaattaattttttttaaaaacacatcgtTAAATACGACCGGCAGTGCTGGGTTCCACGTGTCTGACTCAAAGACGGATCCTTTTTGAAACACTCTCAAGAGTCAAGTGCTCGGAGCGCTTGGGATTAATGAAATGAAACGTGTCGTCCATTATTCCTGTCAAGAACgtaaatgtttaattcataCAGTAATAACCATAACATACTTAATAAGCTGCAATAACATGAGATACGCATCGTATCCAAGCTTCACTCGCTCCCATGTGTTGGTCGGAGGGGATTCCCCTCTCTAGTGGGCCATTTGAGACGAGCTTTGCGTTAAGGCCTTCTGGCGTGTTCACCCTGCCTGTGAATTGGCTGTAATTGCATCCTCGAGATTTACAGATTTGGATGAATATTCCCCGCAGCTGAGTCCGTGTTCAAAGTGACGTACACGTTGTCTTCTCAGGGTGCTCACGTGTGTGAGTCGGCATGTGGTGGATTAATAATGAATGGGTTACGcattcattttgagcttttGCAGCAGCTTACTTGGTGTTTTGAGGACAGTTGAAATATTAAAGACCTAATGCCCTAATGGGGAAGTTTTAGGTTGACGCGAGGTGGAAATCGGTTGTGTAGATTTCGTACTTCCCCCACGTCATGGGATCGGTTGACAACGCGACAGATCAGCCTCCTTCTTTATAATGATGAATGCAGACTAAGTAGTTTGGATAAGCCGCGTGCTGGTGTCTTAACGCCGTGGTCCCTCGTTCCCCCCCCGAACGCGCCGTCCCTGAGAGACTAAACCCCTGATGAAACCCCTGCAATGAGCTctccacactctctctctctctctctctctctctctctctctctcctccgtctccactcCACAGCACACTGATGCTCTCATCAGCTAACACTCCTTCCTGTCTCACTGTGGATCAACAAACTGTAGTGGTGCATACCTTCTGTTCATCTACTTCATATGGACCAGTACCCTGTTGTTGCTAATCTTCATTCACTGTCAggagtctgtctgtctgcacgtTGTCACAGAGCCTCGGTGTGAAGCACAGCGTTAAATAGGTGGCTGTGGGGTAATGGCAATGATACCGTAGTTGTATTTTGGAGTAGCACAGTATGACATCATCGCAGCCTCCGCACTTAACTTCTTTCACCCGCCGCATGAGATGAAGTGTGAGGGAGAGAATGATTAATCAGAAGTGAGTCATGCAACATATAGGGACCCTTCCCCCTTTGGCTCATAGACCAGAAGTCtggagtgtaaaaaaaaaatgttgacactTTATAAGCACGTAATAAATGAGGGAGGCAAGATgataacttttatttttctgtcgTGTAATGGAGTTATTTAGGAGCTAGAAGAGTCATTTAtaatgcgagtgtgtgtgtgtttgaccccAGTGGACATGTGGTCAGTCGGCTGCATCTTTGGGGAGGTGATAAGAGGGACAGTGCTGTTCCCTGGGACGGACCGTATCCTTCCGACCTTCCGCCCTTCCGCCCTTCACTCGCTGTGTTTCACAGCCAAACCCCATGGCTTCATTCCCAGGGTGCACGTTTGCGTTCAGGTGCATGACGATTCAGGACGAGAATAACTCCAAACAACCTTTTTAGTGCCGTGACGCCAGCAGCTGGCGGAGTGCCCTGCATCAGAACCTTGGTGGATGAGCAGAAACCTTTAAACCTTCCTCTCTGAGCACTGGGTGGATCATGGCCAATGTGCAACGGAGACTTAAAGGAGGTGGAAGTGTGCAGCGTTCCAGCAGGATGAAGTAACTGCAGAGTTTTGACTGCCAACAAGGAGGGGAATGACAAGCTGAAACCCCCCCCATGACCATGCATACACAAAAATACAATCGCATGAATAACATGTCTGAAAACTTTTAGCATGTCTGTTCTTTTTTGACCTAATGAGTCGACACCGTGAGGTAATTCCtcattgaaaagaagaagaaaaaaaccccacttcCCCATCAATCTGTGTTTTATGAGGAAagtgaaaggaaaaggaaagaaatgtcgATTGGGCGCATAAAATCCTGTTGTTTGCGTGCGTCCATGCAGATGATGATGTGTCTAACAGACCCCCGGgtctttttctattcatttaaacatgatttattgtattttgttgCTATTGTTCTTGATTGTCCTGAACGTTATCGTGTGGGAGTGACAGCTGAGCGCACACTGAGGCGTACCGGACGCCGCgtatcccctgtgtgtgtgtgtgtgtgtgtgtgtgtgcgtttccctTAACGCGGACCACGCCAGACATCGACCAGTGGAACAAGGTGATTGAGCAGCTCGGCACGCCCTCTCCAGACTTCATGAAGAAGCTTCAGCCCACAGTGAGGAACTACGTGGAGAACCGGCCAAAGTACGCGGGTCTCACCTTCCCCAAGCTCTTCCCCGACTGCCTTTTCCCTGCCGACTCTGAGCACAACAAACTCAAAGGTGAGAGTGTGTTTTAGcctctctttatatatatatatatacactcaccggccactttattaggtaccccatgctagtaacgggttggacccccttttgccttcagaactgcctcaattcttcgtggcatagattcaacaaggtgctggaagcattcctcagggagtttggtccatattgacatgatggcatcacacagttgccgcagatttgtcggctgcacatccatgatgcgaatctcccgttccaccacatcccaaagatgctctattggattgagatctggtgattgtggaggccatttgagtacagcgaactcattgtcatgttcaagaaaccagtctgagatgattccagctttatgacatggcgcattatcctgctgaaagtagccatcagaagttgggtacattgtggtcataatgggatggacatggtcagcaacaatactcaggtaggctgtggcgttgcaacgatgctcaattggtaccaaggggcccaaagagtgccaagaaaatattccccacaccatgacaccaccaccaccagcctgaaccgttgatacaaggcaggatggatccatgctttcatgttgtagacgccaaattctgaccctaccatccgaatgtcgcagcagaaatcgagactcatcagaccaggcaacgttttcccaatcttctattgtccaatttcgatgagcttgtgcaaattgtagcctcagtttcctgttcttagctgaaaggagtggcacccggtgtggtcttctgctgctgtagcccatctgcctcaaagttcgacgtactgtgcgttcagagatgctcttatgcccaccttggttgtaacgggtggttatttgagtcactgttgcccttctatcagctcgaaccagtctggccattctcctctgacctctggcatcaacaaggcatttccgcccacagaactgccgctcactggatgttttttctttttcggacaattctctgtaaaccctagagatggttgtgcgtgaaaatcccagtagattagcagtttctgaaatactcagaccagcccttctggcaccaacaatcatgccacgttcaaagtcactcaaatcacctttcttccccatactgatgctcggtttgaactgcaggagattgtcttgacaatgtctacatgcctaaatgcactgagttgccgccatgtgattggctgcttagaaattaagtgttaacgagcagttggaaaGGTGTACCTAATagagtggccggtgagtgtatatatcaGATTGCAGATTGGTCAACTGTATTTTCACTTGAATCACATTGGAACGCAGTGTCACGTTCTCACACGACAGACGCTACCACTTGTTTTGTGTGGATTGCCGTGAAACTTGTAACACGCTCCCCCCATGTCCCCAAATTACAGCAACCATGTGCATAGCTTCATTTGTCACTCAGCATTTCTATTCATCAGCTTGTGTTTGCTCAGTGTTTACCCTCCCAAAATTTTacttgacatttttcatttaggtCCTCCACATCTAAAGAATGCGATCTGTGGCCCTCTGTGAAAAGGGATAACCGCGATATCGTTAATTAGGGTCCTAGttatgactagtcgtagagggacctattgtatttcaaggaattattattattattattattgttatttgttCTGTTTCAGTGGAGAAGAGCAACCGCTCCTCCTTGCATCTTGAACGTAGGGGAATTCCCTCCATTGAGAAATGGCTATATGCCCCTTGTCTTTGGTCCTGTTCCTACATCGAACTTGCTGTCTGGCAAAAGTTCCCATGGGTCACTTTTGCATTGTGGCTGCTCCGCGTCGGAGTGACAGTGTTGAAGGAAAACGCAGCTAGAGACAGAGAGGGCGTGGGAGGGGCTTTGGTGATGCTGCTGTTTTCCTTTGGGGCCTCTGTCACCTTGAACAGTTTGCGGAAGAGCTTCTGAGTGCCGTCAGAAGTGGCAGGAACtcgggaacagagagagagagagagagagagagagggaagatggAACGAGGTGTAAGGAGAGCCGCGGAGGAGTCGTCGTACAGATCCACCAGCCGCCGGTTATCGACGCGCTGAGGAGAAATGCAGCGGTCGCGCTCGGCTCGTCTGTCTTTCTGTGCAGTTTGCCGCCCCAGAGCTATTTTTAATGgggtccagtgtgtgtgtgtgtgtgtgtgtgtgtaggagcgAGATGGTGTGTGGTTTAAGGGTTCTCAATTTCAGATCGGTCCGAGAGGGCTCGACTGCTCGACTGCTGGTGCCGGTGAAGCCAAATGTTGGAAAGAAAATGCCGTGCTTTCTGCATACTAATGTCTCTATGAAACCCATTTAGAAAGACACCAGTGGGAGCAGGGGATTCCTTCGATACCATTCAGGCCTTAAAAACAAGTAGCACCCACgcattttgcattcatttgaaatatagAGTAGATTAGTATATGGGATGCCAGAATCTTGAATTTGAATCCCAGTAGATACATACAATAGTTTATTTTGGTAAGTACTAATTTCCAATAGCGGTCACTGTAAAAAGTGTGGGTTTTATTTTCTAACCTGAAGGTGACCTCTGGTCCCCTTTATTATTCCCCTGAATCCCTGACATTTCTCCCTATTCTCTCTATCCCCCTCCCTTTCTGCCTTGTTAGGTTCCATATTTATTTTCGGCGCGTCGTCAGCGTAGAGGAATATTTTGTTGCCCccttttgtgtaaaaaaaacccttcacgTCTGTGTTTCTTCAAACCACAGCCAGCCAGGCCAGAGACCTGCTGTCTAAGATGCTGATCATCGACCCGGCCAAGCGGATATCGGTGGACGACGCCTTGCAGCACCCCTACATCAACGTGTGGTACGATCCCGCTGAGGTGGAGGCGGTGAGTTGGCCCGTTTGACGGAGCTGTGTATTGATTACCATCCAAAGCTCTTGCTTTTGATTGGTCAGCACTGTTTACCTAACGAAGAGAGGATGATTGCCGGCGACTCACCTCATTTTATTGTTCTTTATGATTATGATAAATGATGAATGTTTTGCACCGTGAGAGTTTCGGGTGTTTCTGGTCTCACTAGCATGAGGTGGAGTGGCACAGAAACCGCTTCTTCTTGCAGCAATACTGTAACGAGGGCATGACCAGCTGATGCACTTCAGCGTCAAACATCAGACGCCAC encodes:
- the mapk10 gene encoding mitogen-activated protein kinase 10 isoform X2, with the protein product MSKSKVDNQFYSVEVGDSTFTVLKRYQNLKPIGSGAQGIVCAGYDAVLDRNVAIKKLSRPFQNQTHAKRAYRELVLMKCVNHKNIISLLNVFTPQKSLEDFQDVYLVMELMDANLCQVIQMELDHERMSYLLYQMLCGIKHLHSAGIIHRDLKPSNIVVKSDCTLKILDFGLARTAGTSFMMTPYVVTRYYRAPEVILGMGYKENVDLWSVGCIMGEMVRHKILFPGRDYIDQWNKVIEQLGTPSPDFMKKLQPTVRNYVENRPKYAGLTFPKLFPDCLFPADSEHNKLKASQARDLLSKMLIIDPAKRISVDDALQHPYINVWYDPAEVEAARDLIQISMPPPQIYDKQLDEREHSIDEWKELIYKEVMNFEERTKNGVVKGQPSPSGAAVNSSESLPPSPSINDISSMSTDQTLASDTDSSLETSAGPLGCCR
- the mapk10 gene encoding mitogen-activated protein kinase 10 isoform X4; amino-acid sequence: MVFMSRHFLYNCSQPILDVKIAFCQGFGKQVDVSYIAKHYNMSKSKVDNQFYSVEVGDSTFTVLKRYQNLKPIGSGAQGIVCAGYDAVLDRNVAIKKLSRPFQNQTHAKRAYRELVLMKCVNHKNIISLLNVFTPQKSLEDFQDVYLVMELMDANLCQVIQMELDHERMSYLLYQMLCGIKHLHSAGIIHRDLKPSNIVVKSDCTLKILDFGLARTAGTSFMMTPYVVTRYYRAPEVILGMGYKENVDLWSVGCIMGEMVRHKILFPGRDYIDQWNKVIEQLGTPSPDFMKKLQPTVRNYVENRPKYAGLTFPKLFPDCLFPADSEHNKLKASQARDLLSKMLIIDPAKRISVDDALQHPYINVWYDPAEVEAARDLIQISMPPPQIYDKQLDEREHSIDEWKELIYKEVMNFEERTKNGVVKGQPSPSAQVQP
- the mapk10 gene encoding mitogen-activated protein kinase 10 isoform X3, with product MVFMSRHFLYNCSQPILDVKIAFCQGFGKQVDVSYIAKHYNMSKSKVDNQFYSVEVGDSTFTVLKRYQNLKPIGSGAQGIVCAGYDAVLDRNVAIKKLSRPFQNQTHAKRAYRELVLMKCVNHKNIISLLNVFTPQKSLEDFQDVYLVMELMDANLCQVIQMELDHERMSYLLYQMLCGIKHLHSAGIIHRDLKPSNIVVKSDCTLKILDFGLARTAGTSFMMTPYVVTRYYRAPEVILGMGYKENVDLWSVGCIMGEMVRHKILFPGRDYIDQWNKVIEQLGTPSPDFMKKLQPTVRNYVENRPKYAGLTFPKLFPDCLFPADSEHNKLKASQARDLLSKMLIIDPAKRISVDDALQHPYINVWYDPAEVEAARDLIQISMPPPQIYDKQLDEREHSIDEWKELIYKEVMNFEERTKNGVVKGQPSPSGTLSA